From a single Photobacterium gaetbulicola Gung47 genomic region:
- a CDS encoding putative geranyltranstransferase (COG0142): protein MQIMNNTPSLSQSLQFYQARSNQQLGDWIDTQPFADLPLIKAMKHGALLGGKRARPFLTYVTGEMLGANVADLDTPAAAVECIHAYSLIHDDLPAMDNDDLRRGQPTCHVAFDEATAILAGDALQTLAFDILASGPLSADGEAQRVTMIRELAKASGASGMCMGQALDLDAEGKQVGLERLETIHRHKTGALIRCAVRLGALAAGDKGLAVLPHLNAYADAIGLAFQVQDDILDVISDTETLGKPQGSDIELEKSTYPALLGLDGAKAKAQQLYQQALHALSAIPYNTEQLEVFARYVIERNN, encoded by the coding sequence ATGCAAATAATGAATAACACGCCATCACTGTCGCAATCACTCCAGTTTTACCAAGCGCGTAGCAACCAGCAACTCGGGGACTGGATCGATACCCAGCCCTTTGCCGACCTACCGCTGATCAAAGCGATGAAACACGGTGCCCTGCTTGGCGGCAAACGCGCCCGTCCGTTCCTCACCTATGTGACCGGTGAAATGCTCGGTGCCAACGTGGCTGATCTCGATACACCGGCCGCTGCGGTGGAATGCATCCATGCGTACTCACTGATCCATGATGATCTCCCGGCGATGGATAACGACGATCTGCGCCGCGGCCAGCCGACCTGCCATGTTGCTTTCGATGAAGCGACGGCGATTCTGGCCGGTGACGCGCTGCAAACCCTGGCGTTTGATATTCTGGCCTCGGGCCCATTGAGTGCCGACGGCGAAGCCCAGCGGGTCACCATGATCCGAGAACTGGCCAAAGCCTCCGGGGCCAGCGGTATGTGTATGGGCCAGGCCCTTGATCTGGATGCTGAAGGCAAACAGGTGGGCCTTGAGCGGCTCGAAACCATCCATCGCCACAAAACCGGGGCGCTGATCCGCTGCGCGGTTCGCCTGGGAGCGCTGGCAGCCGGAGACAAAGGACTTGCTGTTCTGCCCCACCTAAATGCCTATGCCGATGCAATTGGTTTGGCGTTTCAGGTTCAAGACGATATTCTAGATGTAATAAGTGATACCGAAACCTTGGGCAAGCCGCAAGGTTCAGATATCGAGCTGGAAAAAAGTACCTATCCTGCTCTTCTCGGGTTGGATGGCGCAAAGGCAAAAGCTCAGCAACTGTACCAACAGGCACTACACGCATTGAGTGCAATCCCTTACAATACAGAACAATTAGAAGTTTTTGCCCGATACGTCATCGAGCGCAATAACTAA
- a CDS encoding exodeoxyribonuclease VII small subunit (COG1722) — protein sequence MAAKKPENMAFEAALDELDSIVNELESGDIALEDALKKFERGIALARTSQQKLTQAEQRVEILLQADDEAPLTKFDANNE from the coding sequence ATGGCAGCCAAAAAACCAGAAAATATGGCCTTTGAAGCCGCATTGGATGAACTAGACTCAATCGTCAACGAGCTGGAATCCGGTGATATTGCGCTAGAAGATGCGCTGAAAAAGTTCGAGCGCGGCATTGCTCTTGCCCGTACCAGCCAACAAAAGCTGACCCAAGCCGAACAGCGCGTTGAAATCCTGCTTCAGGCAGACGACGAAGCTCCCCTGACCAAATTTGATGCAAATAATGAATAA